A DNA window from Aureibaculum sp. 2308TA14-22 contains the following coding sequences:
- a CDS encoding M16 family metallopeptidase — protein sequence MRKLIFALAVLVVSATAFAQQTIDLNSKIPTDPNIRTGKFENGLTYYIRNNGKPADKVVLRLVINAGSILEDDDQQGLAHFMEHMNFNGTKNFKKNELVDYLQSIGVKFGAHLNAYTSFDETVYILPIPSDDEDKLDKGFQILEDWAFNTLLTDDEIEKERGVVLEEYRIGLGADKRMLANYLPKMMYNSKYAERLPIGKKDILENFKPEAIKRFRDDWYRPDLMAVIAVGDVDLDRLEAKIKEHFSKAKVKTNPRERKVFKVPNHEETFIAVETDKEATFNQVQLLYKDKGQPKVETTLEDYRKSIVKGLFSQMINNRLQELTNGENPPFVFGSSYYGGTWARSKNAYQSMAMSSPTGQLTALKTLLEENERVKRYGFQKGEFERAKTAILARMDKAFQNKDKNESGRYVGEYVRNFLEKEPIPGIEWEYNFYKKALPTIQLDEINGLISNYLHEDNRVVVLTGSDKEGTPKITEQQVTNLLAEVEKADIKPYEDSDLGESLMTKMPKIGAIIKEVKDENLGTTTLTLVNGATVVYKKTDFKDDEVLFEAFSYGGTNEYDLDTYKKTARANGGLNEAGVNGFNKTDLGKLLTGKIASVRSFIGSASEGLSGRSTPKDLETLFQLIHLNFTALNKDEKAFASFANKQKAFLGSVMSNPNIYFQIELGKFMNKDNERYLGFPTPEEFDNADYNLAHEKYKERFANAGDFNFYFVGNFDEAKLREFSKQYLASLPSTDKKEDIKDLGFRSLSGSHEKIIKKGTEPKSSVMIRYTGETKYNAKDDHMLQSLGEILTIKLIEKLREEEAGVYGVGARGGLNKLPYGSYNFTISFPCGPENVEKLKEAALAEVQEIIENGPTEEDVEKVKQAQLLEYKENLKKNNYWIRALKNADYNKADRSKIMGKTKEIDNITVKNIQAVANKYLTEGYILAVLYPENHE from the coding sequence ATGAGAAAACTAATTTTCGCACTAGCAGTACTAGTTGTTAGTGCTACTGCTTTTGCACAACAAACAATTGACTTAAATTCTAAAATCCCAACTGACCCTAATATCAGAACGGGTAAGTTTGAAAATGGACTAACATATTACATTCGTAATAATGGCAAACCTGCAGACAAGGTTGTATTAAGACTGGTAATTAATGCGGGTTCAATATTAGAAGATGATGACCAGCAAGGTTTAGCTCACTTTATGGAGCACATGAATTTTAATGGTACTAAGAATTTTAAAAAGAATGAGTTGGTGGATTATCTGCAAAGTATCGGCGTAAAATTTGGGGCACACTTAAATGCTTATACCAGTTTTGATGAAACCGTGTATATCTTACCAATACCAAGTGATGATGAAGATAAATTAGATAAAGGATTTCAAATTTTGGAAGATTGGGCATTTAACACACTACTTACTGATGACGAAATTGAAAAAGAAAGAGGCGTAGTGCTAGAGGAATATCGAATAGGTTTAGGAGCTGATAAACGTATGTTGGCAAATTATTTACCTAAAATGATGTACAATTCTAAATACGCCGAAAGATTGCCAATAGGAAAAAAAGATATTCTTGAGAATTTTAAACCTGAAGCTATTAAAAGGTTTAGAGATGATTGGTACAGACCAGATTTAATGGCAGTAATTGCTGTAGGTGATGTTGATTTAGATAGATTAGAAGCTAAAATTAAAGAACACTTCAGCAAAGCCAAAGTCAAAACCAATCCGCGTGAGCGTAAAGTTTTCAAAGTACCAAATCACGAAGAAACATTTATTGCCGTAGAAACTGACAAAGAAGCTACTTTTAATCAAGTGCAATTATTGTATAAGGACAAAGGCCAACCAAAAGTTGAAACTACTTTAGAAGATTATAGAAAATCAATAGTAAAAGGACTGTTTTCTCAAATGATAAATAATCGATTACAAGAATTGACAAATGGCGAAAATCCACCTTTTGTATTTGGGTCATCCTATTACGGAGGTACTTGGGCTAGAAGTAAAAATGCGTATCAATCGATGGCAATGTCCAGTCCAACAGGACAATTAACTGCTTTAAAAACGCTATTAGAAGAAAATGAACGTGTTAAGCGTTATGGTTTTCAAAAAGGAGAATTTGAACGTGCTAAGACAGCTATTTTAGCTAGAATGGACAAAGCATTTCAGAATAAGGATAAAAATGAATCTGGTAGATATGTAGGTGAGTATGTACGTAATTTTTTAGAGAAAGAACCAATCCCGGGAATTGAATGGGAATATAATTTTTATAAAAAAGCATTGCCAACTATACAATTGGATGAAATTAATGGATTAATTTCCAATTATTTGCATGAGGATAATAGAGTAGTGGTGTTGACGGGTTCAGATAAAGAGGGTACTCCTAAAATTACAGAACAGCAAGTAACCAATTTATTAGCGGAAGTTGAAAAAGCAGATATTAAACCTTATGAAGATTCTGATTTAGGTGAGTCTTTAATGACAAAGATGCCTAAAATAGGTGCTATTATTAAAGAGGTTAAAGATGAAAACTTGGGTACAACTACATTAACCTTGGTTAATGGAGCAACAGTAGTTTATAAAAAAACTGATTTTAAAGATGATGAAGTTTTATTTGAGGCCTTTAGTTATGGTGGTACAAACGAGTATGATTTAGATACCTATAAAAAGACGGCAAGAGCAAATGGAGGGCTAAACGAAGCTGGTGTAAATGGTTTTAACAAAACCGACTTAGGAAAATTGCTAACTGGTAAAATTGCTTCTGTACGTTCTTTTATTGGGTCGGCTAGCGAGGGCTTGTCAGGTAGGTCTACCCCAAAAGATTTAGAAACCTTATTTCAATTGATTCATCTGAATTTTACTGCATTAAATAAAGATGAAAAAGCATTTGCGTCTTTTGCGAACAAGCAAAAAGCTTTTTTAGGAAGTGTAATGTCTAACCCCAATATTTACTTTCAAATAGAGTTAGGAAAGTTTATGAATAAGGACAATGAAAGATATTTAGGGTTTCCAACTCCAGAAGAGTTTGATAATGCTGACTATAACTTAGCTCATGAGAAGTATAAAGAGCGTTTTGCAAATGCTGGAGATTTCAATTTCTATTTTGTAGGGAATTTTGATGAGGCTAAATTAAGAGAATTTTCAAAACAATATTTGGCAAGCCTTCCTAGTACTGACAAAAAAGAGGATATTAAAGATTTAGGATTTAGATCTTTGTCAGGTTCGCATGAAAAAATTATAAAAAAAGGTACTGAGCCTAAAAGTAGCGTAATGATTCGATACACTGGTGAGACTAAATATAATGCTAAAGACGATCACATGCTTCAAAGTCTTGGTGAAATTTTAACTATTAAATTGATTGAAAAGCTCCGTGAAGAAGAAGCTGGCGTTTATGGAGTAGGAGCTAGAGGTGGACTTAATAAATTGCCTTATGGTTCTTATAATTTTACAATCTCTTTCCCGTGTGGTCCTGAAAATGTTGAAAAATTAAAAGAGGCTGCTTTGGCTGAGGTTCAGGAAATTATTGAAAACGGACCAACAGAAGAAGACGTTGAAAAAGTGAAACAAGCCCAGTTATTGGAATACAAAGAAAATTTAAAGAAAAACAACTACTGGATAAGAGCGTTAAAAAATGCCGATTACAATAAAGCGGACAGATCAAAAATAATGGGTAAAACCAAAGAAATTGATAATATAACGGTCAAAAATATTCAAGCGGTTGCCAATAAATACCTGACCGAAGGTTATATCTTGGCCGTTCTTTATCCTGAAAACCACGAATAA
- a CDS encoding ParA family protein: MGKIIAVANQKGGVGKTTTTVNLAAALGVLEKKVLLIDADPQANATSGLGIDVEAVTAGTYQLLEHSVNSKDAIVTTNSPNVDVVPSHIDLVAIELELVDKDEREYMLKQAIEEVKDQYDFILIDCAPSLGLITLNALTSADSVIIPIQCEYYALEGLGKLLNTIKSVQKVHNPELDIEGLLLTMYDSRLRLSNQVVAEVKKHFQNMVFKTIIQRNIRLGEAPSYGESIIAYDATSKGAVNYINLAHEILKKNKNG, encoded by the coding sequence ATGGGGAAAATAATAGCCGTTGCAAATCAAAAAGGTGGTGTTGGTAAAACTACCACAACAGTTAATTTAGCTGCTGCTCTTGGAGTTTTAGAGAAAAAGGTTTTATTGATTGATGCCGACCCACAAGCCAATGCAACTTCTGGTTTGGGTATTGATGTAGAGGCTGTTACCGCGGGTACTTATCAGTTGCTGGAGCACTCTGTAAATAGTAAAGACGCAATAGTCACAACTAATTCACCCAATGTAGATGTTGTACCATCGCATATTGATTTAGTGGCTATAGAATTAGAATTGGTAGATAAGGATGAGCGTGAGTACATGCTCAAACAAGCTATTGAAGAAGTTAAGGATCAATACGATTTTATTCTAATTGATTGTGCCCCTTCTTTAGGATTGATTACCTTAAATGCCTTAACATCAGCCGATTCTGTTATTATTCCTATTCAATGTGAGTATTATGCCCTAGAAGGTCTAGGAAAGCTATTAAACACAATAAAAAGTGTTCAGAAAGTCCATAATCCTGAGTTAGACATTGAAGGATTGTTGCTCACTATGTACGATTCGCGGCTCAGATTATCAAATCAAGTAGTTGCCGAAGTAAAAAAACATTTTCAGAATATGGTTTTTAAAACCATTATTCAGCGAAATATCCGCTTGGGCGAAGCACCGAGTTATGGCGAAAGCATTATTGCGTATGATGCTACCAGTAAAGGTGCGGTAAATTATATTAACTTAGCACACGAAATTTTAAAAAAGAACAAGAATGGCTAA
- the dapB gene encoding 4-hydroxy-tetrahydrodipicolinate reductase, whose product MNIALFGYGKMGKTIERIAIERGHTIVAKIDVDTADFDLSEADVAIDFSVPNEAFNNINLCFNKRVPVISGTTGWLDNFDKAIENCKMKNGAFIYASNYSLGVNLFFELNQQLAKLMKNFDVYNVSLEETHHIQKLDAPSGTAITLAEAVIEQTSKEKWSLDVTDDEKAIPITSKRIENVPGTHVVSYTSGVDEIEITHTAKNRDGFALGAVIAAEWLKDKKGVFTMKDVLGI is encoded by the coding sequence ATGAACATCGCTTTATTCGGATATGGTAAAATGGGTAAAACCATTGAAAGGATTGCAATAGAAAGAGGTCATACTATTGTGGCTAAAATTGATGTGGATACTGCCGATTTTGATTTGTCAGAAGCGGATGTTGCTATAGATTTCAGTGTGCCAAACGAGGCTTTTAACAATATAAATTTATGCTTTAATAAAAGGGTTCCAGTTATTTCAGGTACAACAGGTTGGTTGGATAATTTTGATAAAGCTATTGAGAATTGTAAAATGAAAAATGGAGCATTTATTTATGCATCCAATTACAGTTTAGGGGTCAATTTGTTTTTTGAATTGAACCAGCAACTGGCTAAGCTAATGAAGAATTTTGATGTATATAATGTAAGTTTAGAAGAAACGCATCATATACAAAAATTGGACGCTCCTAGCGGTACAGCCATTACTTTGGCTGAGGCTGTTATTGAGCAAACTTCAAAAGAAAAATGGAGTTTAGATGTAACGGACGATGAGAAAGCTATACCAATAACATCTAAACGTATAGAGAATGTGCCAGGTACACATGTTGTTTCTTATACATCTGGCGTTGATGAAATTGAAATTACCCATACTGCTAAAAATAGGGACGGATTTGCTCTTGGTGCAGTAATTGCTGCCGAATGGCTTAAGGATAAAAAAGGCGTTTTTACAATGAAGGACGTGTTAGGTATTTGA
- the lepB gene encoding signal peptidase I, whose amino-acid sequence MTFTEWFIFFLVIQVIHFLGTWKLYVKAGRRAWEAAIPIYNAVVLMKIINRPWWWVILLFIPIVNLLMFPVVWVETIRSFGRNSRLDTILVILTLGFYIYYINYATDVEYIEDRSLTPRTTAGEWISSIVFAIIAATLVHTYVMQPYTIPSSSLEKTLLIGDFLFVSKFHYGARVPMTTVALPMVHDTIPFTNSKSYLFDDRIEKKETSWKNKLQLPYMRLPGFQKIKRNDIVVFNQPADTLLDMNKFNPDRNYYKPIDKKTNLVKRCVAVAGDSLEIRDGYIYINGERTTYNDRAKIQYNFSVNTGGQAISPAALSGRYNVREGGRMQDGNYFLTLTDEEAALIAKNPAVKSVTKTIQPKGRDGGVFPQVPSLGWNTDNFGPIYIPKKGETVKLTKESIPFYKRLIREYERNNLIINGDEILINGKDTDNYTFKQDYYWMMGDNRQNSLDARAWGYVPFDHVVGKPVLIWMSWEGWSPRWERFFTTVGGNGKPVSYFKWFIGLVVLWFAFDFFRKRKKKE is encoded by the coding sequence ATGACTTTTACAGAATGGTTTATATTTTTTCTAGTTATACAAGTAATCCACTTTTTAGGAACTTGGAAATTATATGTAAAAGCGGGTCGAAGGGCTTGGGAAGCAGCAATTCCTATTTATAATGCTGTAGTTTTAATGAAAATTATCAATCGCCCTTGGTGGTGGGTAATTCTATTGTTTATTCCTATCGTTAATTTATTGATGTTCCCCGTGGTTTGGGTTGAGACCATCAGAAGTTTTGGTCGAAACTCAAGGTTAGATACTATCTTAGTCATTTTAACACTTGGGTTTTATATTTACTATATTAATTATGCTACAGATGTTGAGTATATTGAGGATAGAAGTTTAACACCAAGAACAACTGCAGGAGAATGGATTAGTTCTATTGTTTTTGCAATAATTGCGGCAACTCTGGTACATACGTATGTTATGCAGCCTTATACCATTCCGTCTTCTTCATTAGAAAAGACATTGTTAATAGGTGATTTCCTTTTTGTAAGTAAATTCCATTATGGAGCTAGGGTGCCTATGACAACCGTGGCATTGCCCATGGTACATGATACTATCCCATTCACTAATAGTAAATCTTACCTTTTTGATGATCGTATTGAGAAAAAAGAAACTTCGTGGAAAAACAAATTGCAGTTACCTTATATGCGATTGCCAGGTTTTCAAAAAATAAAACGCAACGATATTGTAGTCTTCAACCAACCTGCGGATACCTTGTTGGATATGAACAAATTCAATCCTGATAGAAATTACTATAAACCTATTGATAAAAAGACAAATTTGGTAAAACGTTGTGTTGCCGTAGCTGGGGATTCCTTAGAGATTCGTGATGGTTATATTTACATCAACGGAGAGCGAACTACCTACAATGATAGAGCCAAAATACAGTATAATTTTTCAGTTAATACTGGTGGTCAGGCTATAAGTCCAGCAGCTTTAAGTGGTAGATACAATGTTAGGGAAGGTGGTAGAATGCAAGATGGCAATTATTTTTTAACCTTGACGGATGAGGAGGCTGCTTTAATCGCTAAAAATCCTGCCGTGAAAAGTGTTACAAAAACAATACAACCCAAAGGTAGAGATGGAGGTGTTTTTCCACAAGTACCTTCTTTGGGATGGAATACAGACAATTTTGGACCTATTTATATTCCTAAAAAAGGAGAAACTGTTAAATTGACAAAAGAAAGCATCCCTTTTTATAAAAGATTGATTAGAGAGTATGAACGTAATAATTTGATAATAAACGGTGATGAAATCCTTATCAACGGAAAAGATACAGATAACTACACGTTTAAACAAGATTATTATTGGATGATGGGAGATAACCGTCAAAATTCGTTAGATGCACGTGCTTGGGGATATGTACCCTTTGACCATGTGGTCGGTAAGCCCGTGTTAATTTGGATGAGCTGGGAAGGCTGGAGTCCACGTTGGGAACGTTTCTTTACAACCGTTGGTGGTAACGGAAAACCTGTTTCATATTTCAAATGGTTTATTGGTTTAGTAGTGCTTTGGTTTGCATTTGACTTTTTTAGAAAAAGAAAGAAAAAAGAGTAG
- a CDS encoding DUF5683 domain-containing protein, whose amino-acid sequence MFKWCVYTIFFISSFATVFAQDTIPSKLKVSKIDTSFVADEINILAPSKAAFYSAVFPGLGQVYNKKYWKAPIVWAAVGTGTYFYIDNNNKYNKYREAFKLELANRPHEFDGTGEKPQLTEASLERAQNFYKKNRDLSLFITIGLYILNIIEANVDAHLPDKALNTNISFNPTIFTIPATNQAVFGATISFNF is encoded by the coding sequence ATGTTCAAATGGTGTGTCTATACTATTTTTTTTATAAGTTCTTTTGCGACGGTTTTTGCACAAGACACAATTCCCTCTAAATTAAAAGTCAGTAAAATAGACACCTCTTTTGTAGCAGATGAAATAAATATACTGGCCCCTTCAAAAGCGGCATTTTATTCTGCAGTTTTTCCTGGTTTAGGTCAAGTCTATAATAAAAAGTACTGGAAAGCACCTATAGTTTGGGCTGCAGTGGGTACAGGCACTTATTTTTATATAGATAACAACAACAAATACAATAAATATAGAGAGGCATTTAAACTTGAACTTGCCAATAGACCTCATGAATTTGATGGAACTGGAGAAAAACCGCAGCTAACGGAAGCCAGTTTGGAACGTGCTCAGAATTTTTATAAAAAGAATAGAGATTTGTCATTATTTATAACCATTGGGTTATATATTTTAAATATTATTGAAGCCAATGTTGATGCACATTTACCAGATAAAGCTTTAAATACCAATATTTCGTTTAATCCCACAATTTTTACGATACCCGCAACAAATCAAGCGGTATTCGGTGCAACAATCAGTTTTAATTTTTAA
- a CDS encoding ParB/RepB/Spo0J family partition protein codes for MAKAVKKQALGRGLSALLKDPVEDIRSVRDKNADKLVGSIVEIDLVSIEVNPFQPRTYFNEEDLRELASSIKELGVIQPITVRKLDGNKFQLVSGERRFRASKLIGLKTIPAYIRLANDQEMLEMALVENIQRKDLDPIEVALSYQRLIDEINLTQEELSKRVGKDRSTVTNYLRLLKLDPIIQTGMRDGFLSMGHGRALIGVDNFVKQLDIYEKIIKNNLSVRQTEQLVKNVRDGKTNEKITITNTVPDYIKQSTKEISDFVGNTVKIKLSGENKGKIEIPFNSQEDFNRIKKLLQ; via the coding sequence ATGGCTAAAGCTGTTAAAAAACAAGCATTGGGTAGAGGGCTTTCCGCATTGCTAAAAGACCCTGTTGAAGATATTCGTTCTGTAAGAGATAAAAATGCTGATAAATTAGTTGGTAGTATTGTCGAAATTGATTTGGTTTCAATTGAAGTGAATCCTTTTCAACCAAGAACCTATTTTAATGAAGAAGACTTAAGAGAGTTAGCTAGTTCTATAAAAGAATTAGGCGTAATACAGCCAATTACTGTCAGAAAATTGGATGGAAATAAGTTTCAATTAGTATCTGGTGAACGGCGTTTTAGAGCTTCAAAATTGATTGGTTTAAAAACCATACCTGCTTACATAAGGCTAGCTAATGATCAAGAGATGCTTGAGATGGCATTGGTTGAAAATATTCAGCGAAAAGATCTTGATCCTATTGAAGTAGCTTTGTCATACCAACGCTTAATTGACGAAATTAATCTAACACAAGAAGAATTGAGTAAGCGTGTGGGTAAAGATAGGTCAACGGTTACTAACTATTTACGATTGTTAAAGTTAGATCCCATTATTCAAACAGGTATGCGTGACGGATTTTTGTCTATGGGGCATGGTAGAGCCTTAATTGGTGTCGATAATTTTGTTAAGCAACTAGATATTTATGAAAAAATTATCAAAAACAACCTTTCTGTAAGACAAACTGAACAATTGGTGAAAAATGTACGTGATGGTAAAACCAATGAGAAAATTACTATCACTAATACTGTTCCAGACTACATTAAGCAAAGTACTAAAGAGATTAGTGATTTTGTGGGGAATACCGTAAAAATAAAACTTTCAGGAGAAAATAAAGGAAAAATTGAAATTCCTTTCAATTCTCAAGAAGATTTTAATCGCATTAAAAAGCTATTGCAATAG